A portion of the Salminus brasiliensis chromosome 9, fSalBra1.hap2, whole genome shotgun sequence genome contains these proteins:
- the LOC140562821 gene encoding C-C motif chemokine 4 homolog, producing the protein MRTLYCTSLLGLLVVICLQSYVAGQNAKAPKECCFDFFKMPIPIRAITSYEEVRPDCPKAGVVFVTKKPARICVDPSFRWVQRAMDAIDRQTLEGSA; encoded by the exons ATGAGAACCCTTTACTGCACCTCCCTGCTGGGCCTGCTGGTGGTCATCTGCCTTCAGTCGTACGTGGCGGGACAGA ATGCAAAAGCACCAAAGGAATGCTGTTTTGACTTCTTTAAAATGCCGATCCCCATAAGAGCCATCACATCTTATGAAGAAGTGCGTCCAGACTGTCCAAAAGCTGGAGTggt TTTTGTCACCAAGAAGCCCGCTCGCATCTGTGTAGACCCCAGCTTTAGGTGGGTGCAGAGGGCCATGGACGCCATTGATCGCCAGACTCTGGAAGGTTCAGCCTAA